In Zingiber officinale cultivar Zhangliang chromosome 3B, Zo_v1.1, whole genome shotgun sequence, a single window of DNA contains:
- the LOC122055490 gene encoding homeobox-leucine zipper protein HOX32-like, which translates to MEMVASGKEAGKAQQHAAALEAGKYVRYTPEQVDALERVYSECPKPSSLRRQQLIRECPILSNIEPKQIKVWFQNRRCREKQRKEASRLQTVNRKLNAMNKLLMEENDRLQKQVSQLVYENGYMRQQIHSTSVATTDNSCESVVASGQHHHQQNPTPQHPPRDANNPAGLLAIAEETLTQFLSKATGTAVDWVQMVGMKPGPDSIGIIAVSHNCSGVAARACGLVGLEPTKVAEILKDRQSWYRDCRCLDVLTVIPTANGGNIELVYMQTYAPTTLAVARDFWTLRYTTALEDGSLVVCERSLTPTTGGPPGPSVPNFVKAEMLPSGSLIRPCDGGGSMIHIVDHVDLDAWSVPEVLRPLYESPKILAQKTTIAALRHLRQIAHESNGEVPFSMGRQPAILRTFSQRLSRGFNDAVNGFVDDGWSLLGSDGIEDVTIAINSSPNKLFDTHANSSTMFSALGSGILCAKASMLLQNVPPAMLVRFLREHRSEWADCGIDAYSAASLRACPFAVPGVRPSGGFLGSQVILPLAHTAEHEEFLEVVRLEGHGFNQDDIILPRDLYLLQLCSGIDENAAGACAQLVFAPIDESFDDDLPLLPSGFRVIPLDLKSDSPSATRTLDLASTLETGSGGTARSVTDSSSGAYNLRSVLTIAFQFTYDNHLRDSVATMARQYVRSVVTSVQRVAMAISPSRPGNQLGVKNPPGSPEAHTLAQWISTSYRSHSGVELFRAEPQASDALLKLLWHHTDAIMCCSLKASPVFTFSNQAGLDMLETTLIALQDITLERILDDNGRKALCSEFPKIMQQGFACLPPGICLSSMGRPASYEQAVAWKVLNDDDSPHCLAFMFLNWTFV; encoded by the exons ATGGAGATGGTAGCGAGCGGAAAGGAGGCGGGGAAAGCACAGCAGCATGCGGCGGCGTTGGAGGCGGGGAAGTACGTGAGGTACACGCCGGAGCAGGTGGATGCGCTCGAGAGAGTCTACAGCGAATGCCCGAAGCCGAGCTCGCTGAGGAGGCAACAACTCATACGGGAGTGCCCCATCCTCTCCAACATCGAGCCCAAGCAGATCAAAGTCTGGTTCCAGAATCGGAG ATGTCGGGAGAAGCAACGAAAGGAAGCTTCTCGTCTCCAAACAGTGAACCGCAAGCTGAATGCTATGAACAAACTGCTGATGGAGGAAAATGACCGTCTGCAGAAGCAGGTTTCGCAACTCGTCTATGAGAATGGCTACATGCGCCAGCAAATTCATAGT ACATCTGTAGCAACCACCGATAACAGTTGCGAATCTGTAGTTGCAAGTGGTCAGCACCACCATCAACAAAACCCAACACCTCAGCATCCGCCTAGAGATGCAAACAACCCAGCTGG TCTCCTTGCTATTGCCGAGGAGACATTGACACAGTTCCTTTCAAAGGCTACTGGAACTGCTGTCGATTGGGTTCAAATGGTTGGGATGAAG CCTGGTCCGGATTCCATTGGAATCATCGCTGTTTCTCACAATTGCAGTGGAGTAGCAGCTAGAGCCTGTGGCCTTGTGGGTTTAGAACCCACAAAG GTTGCAGAGATTCTCAAAGATCGTCAATCATGGTATCGTGATTGTCGTTGCCTTGATGTGCTTACGGTAATTCCTACAGCCAATGGTGGGAATATCGAACTTGTCTACATGCAG ACATACGCACCGACTACACTGGCAGTAGCACGAGATTTCTGGACACTGAGGTACACAACAGCTCTGGAAGACGGCAGCCTTGTG GTCTGTGAACGGTCTTTGACACCTACAACTGGTGGTCCTCCCGGTCCATCGGTTCCCAATTTTGTTAAAGCTGAAATGCTTCCCAGTGGTTCTCTAATTCGGCCGTGTGACGGTGGTGGATCAATGATTCACATAGTGGATCATGTTGATTTAGAT GCATGGAGTGTACCTGAGGTTCTCAGACCCTTGTATGAATCGCCGAAAATTTTAGCACAGAAAACAACCATTGCA GCACTTCGGCACCTCAGGCAAATTGCCCATGAGAGTAATGGTGAAGTTCCATTCAGTATGGGGCGACAACCTGCTATCTTGAGGACTTTCAGTCAGCGACTGAGCAG AGGTTTTAATGATGCTGTGAATGGATTTGTCGATGATGGTTGGTCGTTACTGGGTAGCGATGGGATTGAGGATGTCACAATTGCtataaattcttctccaaataaACTATTCGATACTCATGCTAATTCCTCAACGATGTTTTCAGCTCTCGGTAGTGGAATTCTTTGTGCAAAAGCATCcatgctgctgcag AATGTTCCTCCAGCTATGTTGGTTCGTTTCTTGAGGGAGCATCGCTCTGAATGGGCAGATTGTGGCATCGATGCATATTCTGCTGCCTCTTTGAGAGCTTGCCCTTTTGCAGTCCCTGGTGTTCGGCCTAGTGGTGGATTTTTGGGTAGTCAAGTCATACTTCCTCTTGCACACACTGCTGAACATGAAGAG TTCTTGGAGGTGGTCAGGCTCGAAGGGCATGGTTTTAATCAGGATGATATAATTTTACCGAGGGATTTATACTTGCTCCAG CTTTGCAGTGGAATTGATGAAAATGCTGCTGGTGCTTGTGCTCAGCTTGTTTTTGCACCTATCGATGAATCTTTCGATGATGATCTTCCATTACTACCATCAGGTTTTCGTGTCATACCACTGGATCTTAAATCA GATTCTCCTTCGGCTACACGAACACTCGATTTGGCATCCACACTCGAGACTGGCTCCGGGGGGACTGCTCGCTCTGTTACTGATTCTAGCTCCGGCGCTTACAATCTGCGGTCTGTCCTTACAATCGCCTTCCAGTTCACTTACGATAATCACCTGCGAGATAGTGTGGCAACAATGGCCCGACAGTATGTTAGAAGTGTGGTCACCTCGGTGCAGAGAGTTGCTATGGCAATTTCACCTTCTCGTCCTGGTAATCAGCTTGGAGTCAAGAATCCACCTGGTTCCCCTGAAGCTCACACGCTTGCGCAATGGATTTCTACAAGCTATAG GTCTCATTCTGGGGTCGAACTTTTCCGAGCAGAACCACAAGCTAGTGATGCTTTGCTCAAACTGCTGTGGCACCACACTGATGCAATCATGTGTTGTTCTTTGAAG GCTTCACCGGTGTTCACATTCTCGAACCAAGCCGGGCTGGATATGCTTGAGACCACCTTGATTGCTCTGCAGGACATCACACTCGAAAGGATTCTCGATGACAACGGTCGGAAAGCACTTTGCTCAGAGTTCCCCAAGATCATGCAGCAG GGTTTTGCTTGCCTTCCTCCCGGCATCTGCTTGTCGAGCATGGGGAGGCCGGCATCCTACGAGCAAGCTGTGGCATGGAAAGTCCTGAATGACGATGACTCGCCGCATTGTCTTGCCTTCATGTTCCTCAACTGGACCTTTGTTTGA